The Micromonospora siamensis genome contains the following window.
CCATGTCGACGGCCAGCTTGGTGGCCCCGTACGTGTTGGTGGGGGCCTTGACGGCGGTCTCCGGGATGGGCAGCTCCAGCGGGTTGCCGTAGACGGCGGCGGTGGAGGAGAAGACCAGCCTCGGCACCCCGGCGGCCCGGACGGCGTCGATCAGCGCGAGCGAGCCGACGGTGTTGTTCCGCCAGTACAGCTCCGGCTTGACCATCGACTCGCCGGCGGCGATGAGGGCGGCGAAGTGCAGCACGCCGTCGAAGCCGGCGTCCGGGGTGAGGACCTGGGCCGCCTCGTGGACCGGCAGGTCGACGTGGGTCGCCTCCGGGGCGAGGGCCGCCCGGTGCCCGGTCCGCAGGTCGTCCAGGACGGTCACCTCGTGGCCGTTGTCGAGCAGCATCCGGGTCACCACGCTGCCGATGTATCCGGCGCCGCCGGTGACGAGCAGTTTCACGTCGCGTTCCTCCAGCCTGGGGCGTCACTTCCGGTGATCATCGTAAGGCCGGCCGGGGGTCCCGGTCCATCGTCGACGCCTCCCCATTCCATCACGAAGCAACGCGATCAAACAGACCCGAACATGGGCGGCCCTGATGCCCGTTTCCGCCGGTGCGGAGGGTCGCCGGTGTCTACCATCGCTGTCATGCGGGAAGCGGGCCATCCCGGCCCCCGGCGGCGACCGCCGGGGCGACCACGCCGCGAGCCGGGCCGGGTCGCCCGGACCATCGCCCGGATCGTCGTACGCGCCGCCGACGGCGCCATCCGGCTGGTCACCGACCTGCTCGGCGCCAGCCCGGCCGCCGGCCGGGAACGGATCAGCGAGGCCGAGCTGCGCGACCTGGTCGCCGCGAACACCCTGCTCGACCCGGTCGAACGCCGGATCATCGACGAGGTGCTGGAGGCCGGCGCGAGCCTGGTCCGCGAGGTGATGATGCCCCGCACCGAGGTGGTCTTCCTGGCCGCCGACCTCACCGTCGCCGAGGCCGCCCGGCTGGTCCGCGCCGAGACCCACACCCGCTACCCGGTGGTCGACGGCACCCACGACGACGTGCTGGGCTTCGTCCACCTGCGCGACGTGCTGCTGCGCCCCGACGGCGACCCCCGGGCCACCGTGCGGGAGCTGACCCGGGAGGTGAAACGCCTGCCCGGCAGCAAGCGGGTGCTCGCCGCGCTGCACGAGATGCGCCGCGAGGGACACCACCTCGCCGTGGTGGTCGACGAGTACGGCGGCACGGCCGGCATCGTCACCTGCGAGGACCTGGTCGAGGAACTCGTCGGTGAGATCCGCGACGAGTACGACAGCCCGCCCGAGCCGGTGCTCGCCGGGCTGCCCGCCGTGGTGGACGGCCGGCTCAACCTCGCCGACTTCGCCGAGCGCACCGGCGTCCCGCTGCCCGCCGGCCCGTACGAGACGGTGGGTGGTTACGTGATGGCGGCGCTGGGCCGGCTGCCGGTCGCCGGCGACGAGGTGCCGGTGCCGGGCGTCCCCACCGTCCCCGCGACGGGCGACGAGGAGGCCGGCTGGCTGCTGCGGGTGCTCGCCCTGGACGGGCGCCGGGTGTCCCGGCTCGCGGTCTCCGTCGCCCGCCTGCCCGGGCAGCGGCGCGAGGCGACCGGGCCGGTCGGGGCGACCGGGATCCGCGAGGCCACCGGCCCGACGCGGCCGGTCGGGAGCCGACCCGCCGGCCCGTCATGACGTACGCCGGGTCCTCCTGACAGAATTGCCGCCATGTCCGACGTACCCGCCCGCCCCCGCGTCTTCTCCGGCATCCAGCCGACGGCCGACTCGTTCCACCTCGGCAACTACCTGGGCGCGGTACGACACTGGGTGGCCCTGCAGGACAGCCACGACGCGTTCTACTGCGTGGTGGACCTGCACGCCATCACCGCCGGGCA
Protein-coding sequences here:
- a CDS encoding hemolysin family protein, encoding MREAGHPGPRRRPPGRPRREPGRVARTIARIVVRAADGAIRLVTDLLGASPAAGRERISEAELRDLVAANTLLDPVERRIIDEVLEAGASLVREVMMPRTEVVFLAADLTVAEAARLVRAETHTRYPVVDGTHDDVLGFVHLRDVLLRPDGDPRATVRELTREVKRLPGSKRVLAALHEMRREGHHLAVVVDEYGGTAGIVTCEDLVEELVGEIRDEYDSPPEPVLAGLPAVVDGRLNLADFAERTGVPLPAGPYETVGGYVMAALGRLPVAGDEVPVPGVPTVPATGDEEAGWLLRVLALDGRRVSRLAVSVARLPGQRREATGPVGATGIREATGPTRPVGSRPAGPS